Proteins from a single region of Lysinibacillus sp. JNUCC-52:
- a CDS encoding minor capsid protein: protein MTKPTRSYWQKRFEMLEQAQHKKSATYYKDLEKAYIQTMQEMEKDIARWYQRFAKNNDITLDEAKRLLKSDELREFRWTVEEYIEYGKKNAINQQWMKQLENASSRVHISRLESLQLQLQQHVEKLYGGQIEGFEQLIKDTYQTQYYQTAFEVQKAFEIGFTLQALDETKLTKIISKPWTADGRTFSQKIWRDRNMLLDTLHTELIQSMARGEAPNRMISAITRKMNTSRSNAARLVMTESAFFSAVAHKDVYQELDVERYEIIATLDHKTSSICQSMDGKVFKMADFEPGITANPFHPRCRSTTAPCFEDDYSQRIARDLDGKTYYVPSNIHYKEWRNIYIK, encoded by the coding sequence ATGACCAAGCCGACGCGTAGTTATTGGCAAAAGCGTTTCGAGATGTTGGAACAAGCACAGCATAAGAAATCAGCAACATACTATAAAGACCTTGAAAAAGCGTATATTCAAACTATGCAAGAAATGGAAAAGGATATTGCACGATGGTATCAGCGGTTTGCTAAAAACAATGATATTACTTTGGATGAAGCCAAACGTTTATTAAAAAGTGATGAGCTACGTGAGTTTCGTTGGACGGTTGAGGAATACATTGAATATGGCAAAAAGAATGCTATTAATCAGCAATGGATGAAACAACTTGAAAATGCTTCTTCTCGTGTCCATATAAGCCGTTTAGAGAGTTTGCAGTTACAATTACAACAACATGTAGAAAAACTGTATGGTGGGCAAATAGAAGGCTTTGAGCAATTGATAAAAGATACTTATCAGACGCAATACTATCAAACAGCATTTGAGGTGCAAAAGGCTTTCGAAATAGGCTTTACTTTACAAGCACTGGATGAAACCAAGCTTACAAAAATAATTAGCAAGCCGTGGACTGCTGATGGTCGAACATTTAGCCAAAAGATATGGCGAGACCGAAATATGTTGTTAGATACGCTGCATACAGAGCTTATCCAATCAATGGCACGAGGTGAAGCTCCTAATCGTATGATTTCAGCAATCACAAGAAAAATGAATACTTCACGCTCAAACGCTGCTCGTCTAGTTATGACTGAGTCAGCGTTTTTTAGTGCTGTTGCACATAAGGATGTTTACCAAGAGCTAGATGTTGAGCGTTATGAAATAATCGCAACTTTAGATCATAAAACGAGTAGCATCTGTCAGTCGATGGATGGCAAAGTATTTAAGATGGCAGACTTTGAACCTGGTATAACTGCTAATCCATTTCATCCAAGATGCAGGTCCACAACAGCTCCGTGCTTTGAAGATGACTACAGCCAACGGATAGCTCGTGATTTAGATGGGAAAACGTATTATGTGCCAAGCAATATTCATTATAAGGAGTGGAGAAATATTTACATTAAATAA
- a CDS encoding rhodanese-like domain-containing protein, whose amino-acid sequence MNALDYFNARLEGTISPMDYLKSEQNDPDKYFLIDVRNGPNHVRSLTIKDANIIPQQELADRLNEIPMDKEIIVYCWDVWCNTAAKVAKFLLERGYKVKELTGGIAAWNEMNFPVSDSSQNSNLSDSCGC is encoded by the coding sequence ATGAACGCACTTGATTATTTTAATGCACGTTTAGAAGGAACAATAAGCCCTATGGATTATTTGAAATCGGAACAAAACGATCCTGATAAATACTTTTTAATTGATGTTAGAAACGGTCCTAATCATGTAAGAAGTTTAACAATTAAGGATGCAAATATCATTCCACAGCAAGAGCTGGCAGATCGTTTGAATGAAATACCTATGGATAAAGAAATTATTGTTTACTGTTGGGATGTATGGTGTAACACAGCTGCCAAAGTTGCAAAGTTTTTATTAGAACGTGGCTATAAAGTGAAAGAGTTGACCGGAGGGATTGCGGCATGGAATGAAATGAACTTTCCTGTTTCAGATTCCTCTCAAAATAGTAATCTTTCTGATAGTTGTGGGTGCTGA
- a CDS encoding LuxR C-terminal-related transcriptional regulator, whose translation MLKERTLIITPDALDSMITDYHWMVNAIKEMRAEMVIGAKTAQYGIEATLPKAAGGVGDPIMQEAIRRSKNIKRVADYEKKLLEVQKLIERVDGDREVQVLNWMLDGKSQRWIGQHMALSATSIKRIKDNIVKQMIT comes from the coding sequence ATGTTAAAAGAGAGAACATTAATTATTACACCAGATGCTTTAGATTCAATGATTACAGACTACCACTGGATGGTTAACGCCATCAAAGAAATGCGTGCAGAAATGGTTATTGGGGCAAAAACAGCTCAATACGGTATCGAGGCTACACTACCAAAGGCTGCAGGCGGTGTAGGTGATCCGATTATGCAGGAAGCTATTAGACGTTCGAAAAATATTAAGCGTGTTGCAGATTACGAGAAGAAGCTACTAGAGGTGCAAAAGCTAATTGAAAGAGTTGATGGGGATAGAGAGGTACAAGTTCTCAACTGGATGCTAGACGGTAAATCACAACGTTGGATAGGTCAACACATGGCTTTATCAGCAACTAGCATTAAACGTATTAAGGATAACATTGTAAAACAAATGATTACATGA
- a CDS encoding phage portal protein, with translation MTGYFPFQGAGTDTDRLNNIINNGSSSILSNLRVLERQISKFKSSEQLKWMRIGEAYYEGEQDILKRKRKIIGKGGLLEIAENLPNNKILDNQYAKLVDQKVNFQLGKPLTIETENETYLNLLQGIFDKRFHRTFRNIGYDALNAGIAWLFPYYNEYGEFTFKRFPSHEILPFWQDAERTVLDYAVRMYTVFGYEGDKEVTTEKVEIYSTDGVKRYVWFNGQLVVDVENPSAPYLTVVDNEGNEMGMNWQRVPLIPFKFNSKEIPLIKRVKSLQDGINIMLSDFENNMQEDARNTILVLHNYDGQDLGQFRRNLAQYGAVKVRSGDGVKGGVETLTIEVNADNYKSILSLFKKALIENGRGYDAKDERMANNPNQMNIQSMYSDIELDANGIETEFQASFEELLWFVNQHLANTGQGDFEGEQVNIVFNRDILVNEKEVVEVLEKSPYLSEETKIAQHPYVKDVQLELERKKKEQQDQMNMMDNYETTFQQKQGDVDDQADA, from the coding sequence ATGACAGGATACTTTCCATTCCAGGGTGCCGGAACTGATACGGATAGACTCAATAACATTATTAACAACGGTTCATCTTCTATTTTGAGCAACCTTAGAGTATTAGAAAGACAGATTAGTAAGTTTAAATCATCTGAACAATTAAAATGGATGCGTATTGGTGAAGCTTATTATGAAGGTGAGCAAGATATCTTAAAACGTAAACGTAAAATTATCGGTAAGGGTGGGCTGTTAGAGATTGCTGAAAACCTTCCGAATAACAAAATATTAGATAATCAGTATGCAAAACTAGTAGATCAGAAGGTTAACTTCCAACTTGGCAAGCCACTAACTATTGAAACCGAAAATGAGACGTATCTGAATTTGTTGCAAGGTATATTTGATAAACGTTTCCACCGTACTTTCCGAAACATTGGTTATGACGCATTGAATGCGGGTATCGCTTGGTTATTTCCGTATTACAACGAGTATGGTGAGTTTACATTCAAACGTTTTCCAAGTCACGAGATATTACCATTTTGGCAAGATGCTGAACGCACAGTACTAGATTATGCGGTACGAATGTACACTGTTTTTGGATATGAAGGGGATAAAGAGGTCACTACGGAAAAGGTTGAAATCTACAGTACCGATGGAGTTAAACGTTATGTTTGGTTTAACGGACAACTGGTGGTTGATGTGGAAAATCCCTCTGCTCCATACTTAACGGTAGTTGATAATGAGGGTAATGAGATGGGTATGAACTGGCAACGTGTACCGTTAATACCTTTTAAATTTAACAGTAAGGAAATACCTTTAATCAAACGTGTTAAATCGTTACAAGATGGAATTAATATCATGCTTAGTGATTTTGAAAACAACATGCAAGAAGATGCTCGAAACACTATTCTTGTACTTCATAACTATGATGGGCAGGATTTAGGCCAATTCAGGCGTAATCTGGCTCAGTATGGTGCTGTTAAAGTACGTTCTGGTGATGGTGTCAAGGGTGGCGTTGAGACTTTAACAATCGAGGTCAATGCAGATAATTATAAATCTATTCTTTCATTGTTTAAGAAAGCACTCATTGAAAATGGCCGTGGTTATGACGCTAAAGACGAACGTATGGCCAACAATCCCAACCAAATGAACATCCAGTCTATGTACAGTGATATCGAACTTGATGCAAATGGTATTGAGACTGAATTCCAAGCATCCTTTGAGGAATTATTATGGTTTGTTAATCAACATTTAGCCAATACAGGTCAAGGAGACTTTGAAGGTGAACAGGTTAATATTGTGTTTAATCGCGACATCTTGGTCAATGAAAAAGAAGTCGTTGAGGTGTTAGAGAAATCACCTTACTTATCTGAAGAAACAAAGATTGCTCAACATCCATATGTAAAAGATGTGCAACTAGAATTAGAACGCAAGAAGAAAGAACAGCAAGATCAAATGAATATGATGGACAATTATGAAACGACCTTCCAACAAAAGCAAGGTGATGTAGATGACCAAGCCGACGCGTAG
- a CDS encoding phosphoadenosine phosphosulfate reductase family protein, with translation MKDINVISISGGKDSTAMWLLALERDTPNLKVVFSDVGHEHPETYKYIDYLEKELGPITRIKPDFSQQILRKREVVDTKWRKEGVSETIIQQALEVLHPTGNPFLDLCMWKGRFPSTMARFCTVELKVRPMFDQVYVPIIEAGNHVVSWQGIRANESLSRSKMAETEETPEGYTIYRPILDWDVYDVFKQHDKHGIKPNPLYKQGMGRVGCMPCINSKKEELYEIARRFPEEIKRVERWEEIVSKASKRGSATFFTSDDRGHGIHDVVEWSKTTYGGVQYDLLKLMEEVPVCSSQYGLCE, from the coding sequence ATGAAAGACATAAATGTAATTTCAATCAGCGGTGGCAAAGACAGTACAGCGATGTGGCTCCTGGCACTCGAAAGAGATACACCAAACTTAAAAGTGGTTTTTAGCGATGTTGGACATGAGCATCCAGAAACTTATAAATATATCGATTATCTTGAAAAAGAGTTAGGACCGATCACAAGAATTAAACCTGACTTTAGCCAGCAGATCTTGCGTAAACGTGAAGTGGTAGACACTAAATGGCGAAAAGAAGGCGTATCAGAAACGATTATCCAACAAGCTTTAGAAGTGTTGCATCCTACAGGCAATCCATTTTTGGACTTATGTATGTGGAAAGGTCGTTTCCCATCAACGATGGCACGATTTTGCACGGTCGAATTAAAAGTAAGACCAATGTTTGACCAGGTGTATGTACCGATTATCGAGGCAGGAAACCATGTTGTGAGTTGGCAGGGTATAAGAGCGAATGAAAGTTTGAGCCGATCTAAAATGGCTGAGACAGAGGAAACGCCAGAAGGGTACACAATCTATCGTCCAATACTCGATTGGGATGTATACGACGTTTTTAAACAACATGATAAGCATGGAATAAAGCCGAATCCATTGTATAAACAGGGAATGGGACGAGTTGGTTGTATGCCATGTATTAATAGCAAAAAAGAAGAATTGTATGAGATTGCTAGACGATTCCCTGAAGAAATCAAAAGGGTGGAACGCTGGGAAGAAATTGTTTCAAAAGCATCTAAGCGTGGATCTGCAACATTCTTTACGAGTGATGACAGAGGCCATGGAATCCATGATGTTGTTGAATGGTCGAAAACAACTTATGGCGGAGTACAATACGACCTATTAAAACTGATGGAGGAAGTTCCAGTGTGCTCGAGTCAGTATGGGTTATGTGAATAA
- a CDS encoding DUF3231 family protein, translated as MGILGGNPKDEPLHYGEVFSVWTGLMTDYGMIAGYQTFYNHAGDEDLKKIIEDIIELCRDEVKQLEKILKTNGIGLPPAPPERPVARLEDIPAGAKFNDPEISAALSVDLAAGLVACSQAMGTSTREDIALMYGQFHAAKALIGAKLLRLNKTKGWLVPPPLHVDYPEK; from the coding sequence ATGGGTATTCTTGGAGGAAATCCAAAAGATGAACCATTGCATTATGGTGAAGTATTTAGTGTTTGGACAGGTTTAATGACAGACTACGGCATGATTGCTGGCTATCAAACGTTCTATAATCATGCAGGTGACGAAGATCTAAAAAAAATTATTGAAGATATAATCGAACTTTGTAGAGACGAAGTAAAACAATTAGAAAAAATACTAAAAACTAATGGTATTGGTTTACCTCCTGCTCCACCTGAAAGACCTGTAGCAAGATTGGAAGATATTCCTGCAGGCGCAAAGTTTAATGATCCCGAAATTAGTGCTGCACTGTCAGTAGACCTAGCTGCTGGATTAGTTGCATGCAGTCAGGCAATGGGTACTTCCACTCGTGAAGATATCGCATTAATGTATGGTCAATTCCATGCAGCAAAAGCTCTAATTGGTGCCAAACTATTACGTCTTAATAAAACTAAAGGTTGGTTAGTTCCACCACCATTACATGTAGATTATCCAGAAAAATAA
- a CDS encoding major capsid protein encodes MPDILELFGQKTVLDYMKERKYQSYGVGEALFPEVKHNTLEFEYLVGANELPVIAKVHSFDTEAEIGSLDAAKQVLEAAYIKKKYQITEKDLIALQFPRTAQEQQYLMQRVFNLIDKAANDVRASVELMRMQALSTGELKLALNTTGGTPKTLTVGYGVPADHKEALAGTDQWGSGTEDILGDLERWSGSLDITPTRALTSKKIAALILRNPKIIGYLYGAGSARVANLTDLNAFFTQQGLPTIAVYESNSNTKYREQNADGTYTTKSYFPDNKFVMFGDGPLGESLYGPTPEESRLVRSGSDVEMTTIGKVIGMVYEEGKDPVSTWAKAAATAIPSFPEAQNVFQAQPIA; translated from the coding sequence ATGCCAGACATTTTAGAACTATTTGGTCAAAAAACAGTATTAGATTACATGAAGGAACGAAAATATCAAAGCTATGGCGTGGGAGAAGCTCTTTTTCCAGAAGTTAAACACAACACGCTGGAGTTTGAATATCTAGTAGGAGCGAATGAATTACCTGTTATTGCAAAGGTACACTCATTTGATACAGAAGCAGAAATCGGCTCATTAGATGCAGCTAAACAAGTGTTAGAGGCTGCTTATATCAAGAAAAAGTATCAAATTACTGAAAAGGATTTAATTGCATTGCAATTCCCACGAACAGCACAGGAGCAACAATACTTGATGCAACGAGTATTTAATTTAATCGACAAAGCAGCAAATGATGTTCGTGCTAGCGTTGAATTAATGCGTATGCAAGCATTGAGTACAGGTGAATTGAAATTAGCTTTAAATACAACAGGTGGCACACCAAAGACTCTTACTGTTGGATACGGAGTACCAGCAGATCATAAAGAAGCACTTGCTGGAACTGATCAATGGGGTTCTGGTACTGAGGATATTTTAGGGGATTTAGAACGTTGGTCTGGTTCACTAGATATTACGCCAACTCGTGCATTAACATCTAAAAAGATAGCAGCCCTTATTTTACGTAATCCAAAGATTATCGGTTACCTATATGGCGCTGGTTCTGCTCGTGTAGCAAATCTAACGGATTTAAATGCTTTCTTTACACAACAAGGCTTACCTACTATTGCTGTATATGAATCAAATTCAAACACGAAATATCGTGAGCAAAACGCAGATGGCACTTATACAACAAAGAGTTACTTCCCAGACAATAAATTTGTAATGTTTGGTGATGGCCCACTTGGTGAATCGTTATACGGTCCGACTCCTGAAGAATCACGCCTTGTCCGTAGTGGTTCAGATGTTGAAATGACTACCATTGGTAAGGTTATTGGAATGGTGTACGAAGAAGGGAAAGATCCTGTTTCAACATGGGCAAAAGCAGCAGCTACAGCGATTCCATCATTCCCGGAAGCGCAGAATGTATTCCAAGCGCAACCAATTGCATAA
- a CDS encoding PBSX family phage terminase large subunit, whose amino-acid sequence MTVKKLSELLPPAFHSVWRASIATDILNVVSKGGRGSGKSSDIAHIITQLLMRFAVNAVGIRKVDNTIETSIFEQMKWAINEQGVSHLFKINKSPMRITYIPRGNYMIFRGAQDPTRIKSLKSANFPFALAWLEELAEFKTEEEVTTITNSLLRGELGNGLFYKFFYTYNPPKRKQSWVNKKYESSFQPDNTFVHKSTYLDNPFISKQFIEEAEAAKERNELRYRWEYLGEAIGSGVVPFDNLQIEKGSITDEMVASFDNIRNGVDFGYATDPLAFVRWHYDKKKNGIYAIDEIYGVKISNRKFAEKLKTKGYQSDRIAAESAEPKSIDELRDELGIKRIYGVKKGPDSVEYGEEWLDDLDFICIDPNRTPNIAREFENIDYQTDKDGNPIPRLEDKDNHTIDSTRYAFEEDMRGSTYSFD is encoded by the coding sequence ATGACAGTTAAAAAACTATCTGAATTATTACCACCAGCATTTCATTCGGTTTGGCGTGCATCCATTGCAACTGATATCTTAAACGTGGTAAGTAAGGGCGGTCGTGGTTCTGGTAAATCATCAGATATAGCTCATATCATCACGCAGTTACTTATGCGGTTTGCTGTAAATGCTGTTGGTATACGAAAAGTGGATAACACCATCGAGACATCCATATTCGAGCAAATGAAGTGGGCCATAAACGAACAAGGGGTGTCGCACCTATTTAAAATCAATAAGTCACCGATGAGGATAACTTACATTCCACGGGGTAACTACATGATTTTCCGTGGTGCACAAGATCCTACACGAATTAAATCATTAAAGAGTGCCAATTTCCCTTTTGCCCTTGCGTGGCTTGAAGAATTAGCTGAGTTTAAGACGGAAGAAGAAGTAACGACCATTACCAACTCATTACTACGTGGTGAGCTTGGAAATGGTCTTTTTTATAAGTTCTTTTACACATATAACCCACCGAAGCGTAAACAATCTTGGGTGAATAAGAAGTATGAAAGCTCATTTCAACCTGATAACACGTTCGTTCATAAGTCTACTTACCTTGATAACCCTTTTATCTCAAAACAGTTTATCGAGGAAGCAGAGGCAGCTAAAGAACGTAATGAATTACGTTACCGTTGGGAATACCTCGGTGAAGCGATAGGGAGTGGTGTTGTGCCGTTTGATAACTTACAAATTGAAAAAGGTTCTATCACTGATGAAATGGTGGCGTCCTTTGACAATATCCGTAACGGTGTTGACTTTGGGTATGCAACCGATCCATTAGCTTTTGTCCGTTGGCATTATGATAAAAAGAAAAATGGTATCTACGCTATTGATGAAATTTATGGTGTGAAAATCAGTAACCGTAAATTTGCTGAAAAGCTGAAAACTAAAGGGTATCAATCAGACCGTATAGCCGCAGAATCAGCGGAGCCTAAATCAATTGATGAATTGCGTGATGAATTAGGAATAAAACGTATTTATGGCGTGAAAAAGGGTCCTGACAGCGTGGAATATGGCGAAGAATGGCTGGATGATTTAGATTTCATTTGTATTGATCCTAACCGTACCCCTAACATTGCCAGAGAGTTTGAAAATATAGATTATCAAACTGATAAAGACGGTAATCCAATTCCGAGACTAGAGGATAAGGATAACCACACTATTGATAGTACTCGCTATGCATTCGAAGAGGATATGCGTGGTAGCACTTACAGCTTTGACTAG
- a CDS encoding RusA family crossover junction endodeoxyribonuclease yields the protein MNVLKIEIPGDVQAQQRPKFSRFGNNVSVRDPKESKDYKSFVRLVASQVAPDTLITEEIRLRIDVYRKIPKSFSKKKHQQAVEGALRPTTKPDIDNLAKGIKDGLSKVIWHDDSQVTELVARKLYSDNPRAEVTIEWGARSECSTQGS from the coding sequence ATGAACGTACTCAAAATTGAAATACCTGGTGACGTGCAGGCACAACAGCGGCCGAAGTTTAGTCGTTTCGGAAATAACGTGTCTGTACGTGATCCGAAGGAATCCAAAGACTATAAATCATTCGTGAGATTGGTAGCCTCACAAGTTGCGCCAGATACACTTATTACCGAGGAAATAAGGCTAAGAATTGATGTTTATCGAAAGATTCCAAAATCATTTAGCAAAAAGAAGCATCAGCAAGCCGTAGAGGGTGCATTAAGGCCAACAACTAAACCAGACATCGACAATCTCGCAAAGGGCATCAAAGACGGTCTTAGCAAGGTTATATGGCATGACGATAGTCAAGTGACAGAGTTGGTTGCTCGTAAGTTGTATTCGGATAATCCGAGAGCAGAGGTGACGATTGAATGGGGTGCCAGAAGTGAATGTAGTACGCAAGGAAGTTAA
- a CDS encoding terminase small subunit produces MIERKLTVKQQAFADLYIELGNATEAYLRAYPNVKKEATARANGSRLLTNANVKAYIDERMEELKSERVADQQEVLETLTAILRGDATAATLRSIDVGVQKIEENMPPTMTERIRAAELIGKRHGLWIDKQEINATVTPVFVDDISGDSNDS; encoded by the coding sequence TTGATTGAACGTAAATTAACAGTAAAGCAACAAGCGTTTGCTGATTTATATATTGAGCTAGGGAATGCCACAGAAGCTTATTTAAGGGCATACCCAAACGTGAAGAAGGAAGCGACTGCTAGGGCTAACGGAAGCAGACTGCTAACAAATGCTAACGTTAAAGCTTATATAGACGAACGCATGGAGGAATTGAAATCCGAGCGTGTAGCAGACCAACAAGAAGTATTAGAGACATTAACAGCGATTCTCCGTGGTGATGCAACTGCTGCAACATTAAGAAGCATTGATGTTGGTGTACAAAAGATTGAAGAAAATATGCCTCCTACAATGACAGAGCGAATAAGAGCTGCTGAACTAATAGGGAAACGACATGGCCTATGGATTGATAAACAAGAGATTAACGCGACTGTTACGCCTGTTTTCGTGGATGACATAAGTGGTGATAGCAATGACAGTTAA
- a CDS encoding MarR family winged helix-turn-helix transcriptional regulator codes for MEKWNQSYGFLLGKVLQQMETKFAEGLAPYEINSRQYGVLLFIHGNPYSSQKDISENLQIDRTTMVSHIDHLESLGFVKRTRNPKDRRSYSLLITPKGNDVLDSCWEFLINTELEVLAPLDHQERILLKDFLIKIWSVL; via the coding sequence TTGGAAAAATGGAATCAATCTTACGGTTTTTTACTTGGGAAAGTTCTTCAGCAAATGGAAACTAAGTTCGCAGAAGGACTTGCTCCATATGAAATTAACTCTAGACAATACGGGGTTCTTTTATTTATTCATGGAAACCCGTACTCATCTCAAAAAGATATATCTGAAAATCTACAAATTGATAGGACAACAATGGTAAGCCATATCGATCACTTAGAAAGTCTAGGATTTGTTAAGAGGACACGGAATCCTAAAGATAGGAGGTCCTATAGCCTTTTGATTACACCAAAAGGAAACGATGTCTTGGATTCATGTTGGGAATTTTTAATTAATACAGAATTAGAAGTTTTAGCCCCTTTAGATCATCAAGAAAGAATATTGCTCAAGGATTTCCTTATTAAAATTTGGTCTGTACTTTAA
- a CDS encoding phage tail terminator family protein: MEINDIQNAISVKLHKAFGEAYKKYIDEVPQGFKTPAFLIQFLNLEHIRQIGGRWKVTTLFNVQYFPKNGTSEASSMTLKIQQALKEITLLNGSLMLGTGANSEIVDGIGHNFIRFNFFLQEVEEKIFMGSLEQYINKQRVIPSGEN, translated from the coding sequence ATGGAGATTAATGATATTCAAAATGCAATATCCGTTAAGCTTCATAAAGCATTTGGAGAAGCATACAAAAAATATATTGATGAAGTACCGCAGGGGTTTAAGACGCCTGCTTTTTTAATTCAATTTTTGAACTTAGAGCATATTAGACAAATCGGTGGTCGATGGAAAGTAACAACACTGTTTAACGTGCAGTATTTCCCTAAAAACGGCACATCTGAGGCTTCAAGTATGACATTGAAAATACAACAAGCACTAAAAGAAATAACACTGTTAAACGGCTCACTGATGTTAGGTACTGGCGCTAACAGCGAGATAGTAGATGGCATCGGACATAATTTCATTCGTTTCAATTTCTTCTTGCAAGAAGTGGAAGAGAAGATTTTCATGGGCTCATTAGAGCAATACATCAACAAGCAAAGGGTGATTCCTAGTGGCGAAAACTAA
- a CDS encoding collagen-like protein: MTGITPVTPPSPCSGLCEYGYIYNLSAGVVAIEADILFDSTGLVTPGITHVPGTSQIFVTTPGVYEVTFIVSGVEPNQFTLFLNGAPVTQAVYGSGAGTQQNTGQALVLISSGGILTLRNHSSAAAVTLQTLAGGTQINVNASIILKLLSPIV, translated from the coding sequence ATGACTGGTATTACTCCGGTAACACCACCTTCACCCTGTAGCGGTTTATGTGAATATGGATATATTTACAATCTAAGTGCAGGAGTTGTAGCTATAGAAGCTGATATTCTTTTCGATTCAACAGGCTTAGTTACACCTGGAATTACGCATGTACCTGGAACCTCTCAAATTTTTGTTACCACTCCAGGAGTCTACGAAGTTACTTTCATCGTATCAGGTGTGGAACCTAACCAATTCACACTGTTTTTAAATGGTGCACCTGTTACCCAAGCAGTCTATGGTTCAGGAGCAGGCACTCAACAAAACACTGGCCAGGCATTAGTTTTAATATCATCCGGAGGGATTCTTACACTTAGAAATCATTCGTCTGCCGCAGCAGTTACCCTACAAACTTTGGCTGGAGGCACACAAATAAACGTAAATGCTTCTATTATCCTTAAATTGTTAAGTCCAATTGTTTAA
- a CDS encoding phage scaffolding protein, producing the protein MKKEELIAMGLSEEQADAVIGKYGTMIPKERFDEVNKVKKTLEDQVKNHETQLKDLQDKAKGNDELQKTITDLQQANETAKTEYEQQLKDERMSAALKLSLHRKVHDVDLVTGLIDKTTIELSEDGKVTKGLDEQLKSLQESKSFLFVPEKQQPTFRGWNPAGGADSGTDTSDVGSNFAKIANEKGSSDTKNNPWD; encoded by the coding sequence ATGAAAAAAGAAGAACTAATTGCAATGGGATTAAGTGAGGAACAAGCTGATGCTGTTATTGGAAAATATGGAACAATGATTCCTAAAGAACGCTTTGATGAGGTCAACAAGGTGAAGAAAACGCTTGAAGATCAAGTGAAAAACCACGAAACTCAGTTGAAGGATTTGCAAGACAAAGCAAAAGGTAATGATGAGCTACAAAAGACAATCACTGATTTGCAGCAGGCTAATGAAACGGCCAAAACGGAGTATGAGCAGCAATTGAAAGATGAACGCATGAGCGCAGCACTGAAATTGTCGTTACACAGAAAAGTACATGATGTTGATTTAGTAACTGGCCTCATTGATAAAACAACAATCGAATTAAGTGAAGATGGAAAAGTCACTAAAGGACTTGATGAGCAACTTAAATCGTTGCAAGAATCAAAGTCCTTTTTATTTGTGCCAGAAAAGCAACAACCAACTTTTAGAGGGTGGAATCCTGCTGGTGGCGCAGACAGTGGAACAGACACAAGTGATGTAGGTTCTAACTTCGCAAAAATAGCGAATGAGAAGGGTTCAAGTGATACAAAAAACAACCCGTGGGACTAA
- a CDS encoding HK97 gp10 family phage protein, whose protein sequence is MGRGGRVDLRQLKAFERKLAKLATADYEKFCEDCAKELAARLLGKVIRRTPVDEGTLRRGWTIGQVKKSGTAYEIKVINNTEYAQYVEFGHRTSNHQGWVNGRFMMTISADQIDQQAPAILEKKLMKMLKEAFNGD, encoded by the coding sequence ATGGGTAGAGGTGGTCGTGTTGATTTAAGGCAGTTGAAGGCATTTGAGCGAAAGTTGGCCAAGTTAGCAACTGCTGATTACGAAAAGTTTTGTGAGGATTGTGCGAAGGAGTTAGCTGCCAGGTTGTTGGGTAAAGTAATTCGTCGTACGCCTGTTGATGAAGGCACTTTAAGGCGCGGATGGACAATCGGGCAAGTCAAAAAAAGTGGTACAGCCTACGAAATCAAAGTAATAAACAATACTGAATATGCTCAGTACGTTGAGTTTGGCCATCGTACTAGTAACCATCAAGGTTGGGTAAACGGGCGCTTTATGATGACAATAAGTGCAGATCAAATTGACCAACAGGCTCCTGCGATACTAGAAAAGAAACTCATGAAAATGCTAAAGGAGGCTTTCAATGGAGATTAA